From Parasphaerochaeta coccoides DSM 17374, a single genomic window includes:
- a CDS encoding glycoside hydrolase family 2 — protein sequence MSRNDAETDDTGMGVHEKNQRGGEAHASPPVINLSGQWSLALREKENHQGFIHIPGTLQAQGYGDEISRDTPWVSGLHDACWYVRDEYAYAQESGVRVPFLSQPPRHFIGKAWYGRSFTLDVPADYVLRIELAHWKSTVSVDGTEKGSDFSLCTPHQIPLGHLEAGTHEICVLMDNSFSLPYRPDGHGVSDALAATWNGMGGEIVLLTNEEIKERQTARSLYAAAHQRQMEVKGGMFLVNGKSEYLRGTHFGGDYPLSGMPDVSPAFWTRIMDIVTHWGLNFIRCHSYCPPQAAFAAADKAGVFIQVEAGMWNIFNPGIPMVDILRGETRRILKEFGHHPSFVLFSPSNEPGGSWYVPLCEWVKETRDYDHQLGYGGRRLYTAQSGWFYDVPPRDITEKDTDYIYFHRSGYGPILGGNIRNSEGWKGKDYGSSLEGATLPVIAHELGQWCSYPDFSIISKFTGYMRPGNYEVYQEHARQKGLLKYNALFSRNSGKLQAMMYKEELEANFRTPHIQGFELLDIHDYLGQGMATVGILDAFWDEKGYVDNDEWRRFCSPTVLLARLPGYVFRTGQKVEVPVEICHYGESPVKDAVIIWSLTQGKRLLASGVLPRLSLPFGKNIHAGVVELDLACVKEPWDTTFTLRMGDVSNCWTLHVYPRPEGLERPGRLDTHDAHDAEVDALYADVLHTKDWTVALEALDKGHSVLFTPRLDELDYDCPPASFKPVFWNAQMGPSWQRGMGMVVDTSHPVFMSFPSESWGGWQWEDIFDRARSFCMEGLPALNPIMRLIDDHNRSLDLAFMFECRMSKGKLMVVTADLEGRFEERPAAYTFMSAIRRYLGSKGFNPVCSVEPDFISHRLHPNRIMLSLDARLTGFHGREYENAESLVDGNPNTSFILRGTTYPLSLDMRWNGKKTVLGVIMLQGQKNRMHEGDMKEILITALHEDGLPEMIGEYELRSTLREQRLMFDSPRSLSGIRLTVRSGFQKAGMKEWREWEDGWHHEETETEAIVEIAVFNLIVAEQVGSEDVCYWKATGKTSTKEIEA from the coding sequence ATGAGCAGGAATGACGCCGAAACGGACGACACGGGCATGGGCGTTCATGAAAAGAATCAGAGAGGAGGAGAAGCGCACGCTTCGCCTCCGGTGATTAATTTATCCGGGCAGTGGTCGCTTGCTTTGCGTGAGAAGGAGAATCATCAAGGCTTCATCCATATTCCCGGAACCCTGCAAGCCCAGGGATACGGAGATGAGATAAGCCGTGACACGCCTTGGGTCAGCGGACTTCATGATGCCTGTTGGTATGTCCGGGATGAATATGCGTATGCCCAGGAGTCAGGCGTCCGCGTCCCCTTTCTTTCTCAACCTCCACGGCATTTCATTGGCAAGGCATGGTACGGGAGAAGTTTTACGCTCGATGTACCCGCTGATTATGTCCTGCGCATCGAACTTGCCCATTGGAAAAGTACCGTCTCTGTCGATGGCACGGAAAAGGGCAGTGATTTTTCCCTCTGTACACCACATCAGATACCGCTGGGGCATCTTGAAGCAGGTACTCATGAGATATGTGTCCTCATGGACAATTCCTTCTCCCTTCCTTACCGACCTGACGGACACGGCGTTTCCGATGCCCTTGCCGCCACATGGAACGGGATGGGGGGAGAGATAGTCCTCCTTACCAATGAGGAAATAAAGGAACGTCAGACTGCCCGCTCGCTCTATGCGGCTGCGCATCAGCGCCAGATGGAAGTGAAAGGTGGAATGTTCCTTGTGAACGGCAAGAGCGAATACTTAAGGGGAACTCATTTCGGCGGAGACTATCCACTTTCCGGAATGCCTGATGTCTCACCGGCTTTCTGGACACGAATCATGGATATAGTCACGCACTGGGGACTGAACTTCATCCGCTGCCATTCATATTGCCCGCCCCAAGCCGCTTTCGCCGCGGCGGACAAGGCAGGGGTTTTCATCCAGGTCGAAGCGGGAATGTGGAACATATTCAATCCAGGGATTCCCATGGTGGACATCCTCAGAGGGGAAACCCGGAGGATACTTAAAGAGTTTGGACATCATCCCTCCTTTGTCCTGTTCTCTCCATCCAATGAACCGGGTGGTTCTTGGTACGTGCCTCTCTGTGAATGGGTGAAGGAGACGAGGGATTATGACCACCAGCTCGGATATGGTGGCCGACGGCTTTATACTGCCCAATCCGGATGGTTCTATGACGTACCGCCACGGGATATCACGGAGAAGGACACTGATTATATTTATTTTCATCGTTCCGGGTACGGTCCGATTCTCGGTGGTAACATCCGCAATAGTGAAGGATGGAAAGGGAAGGATTATGGCAGCAGCCTGGAAGGAGCGACCTTACCTGTCATTGCGCATGAGCTTGGGCAATGGTGTTCATACCCTGATTTTTCAATCATCTCCAAGTTTACCGGGTATATGAGGCCGGGGAACTATGAGGTCTATCAGGAACATGCCAGGCAGAAAGGTCTTTTGAAGTACAATGCTCTTTTCTCAAGAAATTCAGGAAAGCTCCAGGCTATGATGTACAAGGAAGAACTGGAGGCCAACTTCCGTACTCCGCATATCCAGGGTTTCGAGCTTCTGGACATCCATGACTATCTTGGACAGGGGATGGCGACCGTGGGAATCCTGGATGCTTTCTGGGATGAAAAAGGCTATGTAGACAATGATGAATGGAGGCGTTTCTGTTCTCCTACCGTCCTGTTGGCACGGTTGCCGGGGTATGTATTCAGGACTGGACAGAAAGTGGAGGTACCTGTTGAAATCTGCCATTATGGGGAATCTCCCGTGAAGGATGCCGTAATTATATGGAGCCTGACGCAGGGAAAGCGTCTTCTTGCTTCCGGCGTGCTTCCCCGTCTTTCACTGCCCTTTGGCAAGAACATCCACGCTGGTGTCGTGGAACTTGACCTTGCCTGCGTCAAGGAACCGTGGGACACCACCTTTACACTACGGATGGGAGATGTGTCAAATTGCTGGACGCTCCATGTCTATCCACGACCGGAAGGGCTGGAACGCCCAGGACGACTGGATACCCATGATGCCCATGATGCGGAAGTGGATGCGCTTTATGCCGATGTGCTCCATACCAAGGATTGGACTGTGGCACTGGAAGCGCTGGATAAAGGGCATTCCGTACTTTTTACCCCACGTCTGGACGAACTGGATTATGACTGTCCGCCCGCATCGTTCAAGCCGGTATTCTGGAATGCCCAGATGGGTCCGTCATGGCAAAGGGGCATGGGAATGGTCGTTGATACGTCTCACCCTGTGTTCATGTCCTTTCCCAGCGAATCATGGGGAGGATGGCAGTGGGAAGACATCTTTGACCGTGCCCGAAGCTTCTGCATGGAAGGGCTTCCAGCCCTCAATCCCATTATGCGTCTGATCGATGATCATAACAGGAGCCTTGATCTGGCTTTCATGTTTGAATGCAGGATGTCCAAGGGAAAACTGATGGTTGTTACGGCTGACCTGGAAGGGCGTTTTGAGGAACGCCCGGCGGCATATACGTTCATGTCCGCTATCCGTCGCTACCTGGGGAGTAAAGGTTTCAACCCTGTCTGTAGTGTGGAGCCGGATTTCATTTCCCACCGTCTCCATCCTAATCGTATCATGCTCAGTCTTGACGCTCGTCTCACGGGTTTCCATGGCAGAGAGTATGAAAATGCGGAGAGTCTTGTCGATGGGAACCCCAATACATCCTTCATCCTGCGTGGTACGACGTATCCTTTGAGTCTGGACATGAGATGGAATGGCAAGAAAACCGTGCTGGGTGTCATCATGCTACAGGGGCAGAAGAACCGCATGCATGAAGGGGACATGAAGGAAATCCTCATCACTGCGCTGCATGAGGACGGTTTGCCTGAAATGATAGGCGAATACGAACTGCGTTCTACGCTTCGTGAACAGAGGCTCATGTTTGA
- a CDS encoding DUF1961 family protein: MKGKMLYDNPLHNDADIKDFILEGKARITCADGFLQMENELPGEQGQKANFVLWCPLLIPDRCVIEWEFMPVTDVGLCILFFSATGRNGEDLFSPALLPRTGEYPQYHSGDINAFHVSYFRRKEPDERMFHTCNLRKSHGFHLVAQGADPIPGAADVHDFYRLCVVKEPDSVSFSVNDLPIFTYRDDGVSYGDRLGAGHIGFRQLAPLTARYRNLTVHESI, encoded by the coding sequence ATGAAAGGAAAGATGCTTTATGATAATCCCCTGCATAACGATGCCGACATCAAGGATTTCATCCTGGAAGGCAAGGCACGCATCACGTGCGCGGACGGTTTCTTGCAGATGGAGAATGAACTACCGGGAGAACAGGGGCAGAAGGCCAATTTCGTGCTATGGTGTCCGCTTCTTATTCCGGACAGATGCGTGATAGAATGGGAGTTCATGCCGGTGACTGATGTGGGTCTGTGCATCCTGTTCTTTTCCGCCACAGGTCGGAACGGGGAAGATCTTTTCAGCCCTGCGCTGTTGCCGCGTACAGGCGAGTATCCTCAATATCACAGCGGCGACATCAATGCCTTCCATGTTTCTTATTTCCGCAGGAAAGAGCCAGATGAAAGGATGTTCCATACCTGCAACCTGCGCAAGAGCCATGGCTTCCATCTGGTGGCACAGGGGGCCGATCCTATTCCCGGTGCGGCTGATGTCCATGATTTTTACCGCCTGTGCGTAGTGAAGGAGCCGGATTCTGTAAGTTTTTCCGTCAACGACCTCCCCATCTTCACATACCGTGACGACGGGGTTTCTTACGGCGACAGATTGGGAGCCGGACATATCGGTTTCCGCCAGTTGGCTCCGCTGACAGCCCGATACCGGAATCTCACGGTTCATGAGAGCATATAA
- a CDS encoding extracellular solute-binding protein, giving the protein MEKKQRTCMLLAMLLLVPALVFAQGGKDQAKGSAVTGGDGKPTITFMVTAFYGTELKNEYSDEVIRRYEEHTGIHVDWRWENNDVYKEKLGLVLMDRNNMPMIITGSGEMSANVVDAAKKGAFWDLTPYLADAARFPNLSQYSRDVIKSFTVDGKIIAVYRGRQIGRLGFSYRTDWAEKVGITKAPETIEDVYDMMYKFTYNDPDGNGKNDTYGLELVKYVGPLDIIQTWFGVGNEWVEKDGKLIPVHQTPEFMTALRWMRKMYADGLVRPDWPSVDSGTFGDALRKGQAGIFIDVMDSGKRIWNYYKQNDIRSVVNPDQVATMTLLGPIEGVTLATSGHNGYYLITKDGAKTEQDVINCLTYLDRINDPEMLVLADYGLEGVTYELNADGDIVMYNKLTVAQTPQVGLNQSITYFPYLESPKPHLVKTDSDLAADAAFARNKAVAVFNPALGYLANSSVNAEVGTDIEQIIDDARTQYVCGLIDDAGFAAAAKAWADRGGTRLIAEINQLHQAAKK; this is encoded by the coding sequence ATGGAGAAAAAACAGAGGACATGTATGTTGCTAGCTATGCTTTTGTTGGTTCCCGCCCTGGTTTTTGCACAGGGAGGGAAGGACCAGGCAAAAGGTTCTGCCGTCACGGGTGGAGACGGAAAACCAACCATCACGTTCATGGTCACAGCGTTCTACGGCACGGAGCTTAAGAACGAGTATTCGGATGAAGTCATCCGCAGGTATGAGGAGCATACGGGCATCCATGTTGACTGGAGATGGGAAAATAACGATGTCTACAAGGAAAAGCTCGGACTGGTTCTGATGGACAGGAACAACATGCCCATGATTATAACCGGTTCCGGAGAAATGAGCGCAAACGTCGTGGATGCCGCGAAGAAAGGCGCTTTCTGGGACTTGACTCCTTATCTTGCTGATGCTGCAAGGTTCCCCAATCTTTCCCAGTACAGCCGTGATGTCATCAAGTCATTTACTGTTGACGGGAAAATCATAGCTGTCTACCGTGGTCGGCAGATTGGCCGTCTCGGCTTCTCTTACCGCACTGACTGGGCTGAAAAGGTAGGTATCACGAAGGCTCCTGAAACGATTGAGGACGTGTATGACATGATGTACAAGTTTACATACAACGATCCTGACGGGAATGGAAAGAATGATACATACGGCCTTGAGCTGGTGAAGTATGTCGGGCCGCTCGATATCATCCAGACATGGTTCGGAGTCGGAAATGAATGGGTCGAAAAAGACGGAAAGCTCATTCCCGTTCACCAGACACCAGAATTCATGACTGCTCTGAGATGGATGCGCAAGATGTACGCGGACGGGCTTGTACGCCCTGACTGGCCATCAGTTGATTCCGGTACGTTCGGTGATGCTCTCAGGAAAGGACAGGCTGGTATTTTCATAGACGTGATGGATTCCGGAAAAAGGATATGGAACTACTACAAGCAGAACGATATCCGCTCGGTCGTCAATCCCGATCAGGTTGCTACCATGACTTTGCTTGGGCCTATCGAGGGTGTCACTTTGGCTACCTCCGGGCATAACGGGTATTATCTGATTACCAAAGACGGAGCAAAGACTGAGCAGGATGTAATCAACTGTCTGACGTACCTTGACAGGATTAATGATCCAGAGATGCTGGTGCTTGCGGACTATGGTCTTGAAGGTGTCACATACGAATTGAATGCTGACGGTGACATAGTGATGTACAACAAGCTTACCGTTGCCCAGACTCCCCAGGTCGGACTGAACCAGTCAATCACGTATTTCCCGTACCTGGAATCTCCCAAGCCACACTTGGTGAAGACGGACAGCGACCTTGCGGCTGACGCGGCGTTCGCGCGCAACAAGGCTGTCGCGGTGTTCAATCCTGCGCTTGGGTATCTTGCCAATTCTTCGGTCAACGCGGAAGTCGGTACTGACATTGAACAGATCATTGATGATGCCCGCACGCAGTATGTCTGCGGTTTGATTGATGATGCTGGCTTTGCGGCAGCGGCCAAGGCATGGGCTGACCGTGGAGGAACCCGGTTGATTGCTGAGATTAACCAATTGCATCAGGCAGCCAAGAAATAG